The following nucleotide sequence is from Pseudomonadales bacterium.
TCGCCTAAATGGGGCTGGTTTTTGATGGAGCTGCCGGCCACGCTCTCGTTTTTAATTTTTTATTTTGCAGGTCAGCATAGCCTGCAGGCCGTGCCGCTATTCTTTTTAGGTATTTGGCTGATTCACTACGGCAATCGTGGCTTTGTTTTTCCGATGCTTATGCGCGTGGCCAAGGGCGCAAAAGGCAGTTTCAGCGTGATGATTGTGGTGGCCGGATGGTTTGTCACGGCCCTGCATGGCTATTTAAATGCGGTGTTTATTGCCGAGCTTTCAGATCAATTCACGCTTGACTGGTTTACTGACCCACGTTTTATTATTGGTATGCTGATCTATTTTATCGGCTATTTTGGCAACCTGCACTCTGATGCGATTATTCGTAACTTGCGCAGTAAGCAAGAAGTGGCCAGCGGTGAAAAAGTGTATCGCATTCCCGAAGGTGGTTTATTCAAGTATGTGACGAATGCTAGTTACTTTACCGAGATTATTTCATTTACAGGGTTTGCCATTGCCACTTGGAATTTAGGTGCGGTATTTGTGTTATTGGTGACCATGGCAAATTTAATCCCACGCGCGTTTCAGCAGCATCA
It contains:
- a CDS encoding 3-oxo-5-alpha-steroid 4-dehydrogenase; the encoded protein is MDYLLQPDTYNLVLKIAFGYVALIVIGGFIMQAPYGKLSKGDVGFNFSPKWGWFLMELPATLSFLIFYFAGQHSLQAVPLFFLGIWLIHYGNRGFVFPMLMRVAKGAKGSFSVMIVVAGWFVTALHGYLNAVFIAELSDQFTLDWFTDPRFIIGMLIYFIGYFGNLHSDAIIRNLRSKQEVASGEKVYRIPEGGLFKYVTNASYFTEIISFTGFAIATWNLGAVFVLLVTMANLIPRAFQQHQWYKQKFGEQYPASRKVIIPFIL